A genomic window from Brevibacillus agri includes:
- a CDS encoding transglycosylase domain-containing protein, whose amino-acid sequence MNQLSVPVGGNAKPYTATAATARERSQKRSVSWRKRAGIVLVAMLVAAILAPLLLTWAGNLWIDEQKLAAVQHPAKGVYVKLDEMPDYVWKAFVAIEDHRYMQHPGVDPYGLARAIWVDVREGAYVQGGSTITMQLARNLFLTHDKTMGRKIKEMAIALQLEQRYSKKELLEMYLNVIYFGHGHYGIGEAAEFYFGKPVAAPGVGASTSLTMGETAILASLPKAPEAYSPVKHWEKAKARQQVVLDRMAELHVIDQETLKQAKQEQVVVKAQSGLKPALKQ is encoded by the coding sequence ATGAACCAGCTTTCCGTTCCGGTAGGAGGAAATGCGAAACCATATACAGCAACAGCAGCAACGGCCAGGGAGCGCTCGCAAAAACGGAGCGTTTCCTGGAGAAAAAGAGCGGGCATCGTGCTTGTCGCGATGCTGGTGGCGGCGATTCTGGCCCCGCTGTTGCTCACCTGGGCAGGAAACCTGTGGATTGACGAGCAGAAGCTGGCGGCTGTCCAGCATCCGGCAAAGGGCGTCTACGTCAAGCTGGATGAGATGCCCGACTACGTGTGGAAGGCGTTTGTCGCGATTGAGGACCATCGCTATATGCAACATCCCGGGGTGGACCCGTACGGTCTGGCCCGCGCGATCTGGGTAGATGTGCGGGAAGGCGCCTACGTGCAGGGCGGAAGCACGATCACGATGCAATTGGCCCGCAACCTGTTTTTGACCCATGACAAAACGATGGGCAGAAAAATCAAGGAAATGGCGATCGCCTTGCAACTGGAGCAGCGCTACAGCAAAAAAGAACTGCTGGAAATGTACCTGAACGTCATCTACTTCGGGCATGGGCACTACGGCATCGGCGAAGCGGCCGAGTTTTACTTCGGCAAGCCGGTCGCAGCGCCGGGCGTTGGCGCCTCCACCTCGCTGACCATGGGAGAAACCGCGATTCTCGCTTCTTTGCCGAAAGCGCCGGAGGCCTACTCGCCCGTAAAGCATTGGGAAAAGGCCAAAGCGCGTCAGCAGGTGGTGCTGGACCGAATGGCCGAACTGCACGTCATCGACCAGGAGACGCTCAAGCAGGCGAAGCAGGAGCAAGTCGTGGTCAAGGCACAGAGCGGGCTGAAGCCAGCTTTGAAGCAGTAA
- a CDS encoding acyl-CoA synthetase, with the protein MQLNMPAKYNFAVQVDEWARKNPERRAVWELDEQGNERVLTYEELRRYSNRIANALSSVGIGEKDRVLVLVSRGTLAYGLYLALLKLGAVILPGSEMLRYKDIEYRVNHAKAKAVISFEGVLDEVDQTRGNCPSLAHYITTGEGKEGWVALAGIMEGQAEEFTAVDTDADELAFLSYTSGTTGGPKGVMHVHGWPFAHLAVAAKQWLDVREGDLVWATAGPGWAKWIWSPFVSTLGMGATAFVYKGRFVAENYLAILQKYPVSVLCATPTEYRLMAKVSDLGEYKLQALRSACSAGEPLNREVIDTFRREFQLTVRDGYGQTESTLLVGTFVGMEPKPGSMGKPSPVVRIAIIDEEGHELPVGKVGDIAIDRNLVALFKGYLDDPERTARAFRGDWYVTGDQGRMDEDGYIWFEGRSDDIIISGGYTIGPFEVEDALVKHPAVAECAAVASPDPERGHVVKAFVILKKGHAPSDGLVSELQDHVKTLTAPYKYPRKIEFVQELPKTTSGKIRRIELRQQEAKTLRS; encoded by the coding sequence TTGCAATTGAACATGCCAGCAAAATACAATTTCGCCGTACAAGTGGATGAGTGGGCCAGAAAAAATCCGGAGAGACGCGCTGTCTGGGAGCTGGACGAGCAAGGGAACGAACGAGTTTTGACCTATGAGGAGCTGCGCCGCTATTCCAACCGGATCGCGAATGCGCTTAGTTCCGTCGGGATTGGGGAAAAGGACCGGGTGCTTGTGCTCGTCTCCCGCGGGACGCTCGCCTACGGGCTGTACCTCGCTTTGCTGAAGCTGGGCGCGGTCATTTTGCCCGGCTCGGAAATGTTGCGCTACAAGGACATCGAGTACCGGGTGAACCACGCCAAGGCCAAGGCTGTCATCAGCTTCGAGGGCGTGCTGGACGAGGTCGATCAGACCCGCGGCAATTGTCCCAGTCTGGCGCACTACATTACGACAGGCGAAGGGAAAGAAGGCTGGGTAGCCCTGGCGGGAATCATGGAAGGGCAGGCCGAGGAATTTACGGCAGTAGATACGGATGCGGACGAACTGGCATTTTTGTCCTATACGTCCGGGACTACGGGCGGTCCGAAAGGGGTTATGCACGTCCACGGCTGGCCGTTCGCGCATTTGGCGGTGGCGGCAAAGCAGTGGCTCGACGTGCGCGAAGGCGACCTGGTGTGGGCGACAGCAGGCCCTGGCTGGGCCAAATGGATCTGGAGTCCGTTCGTCTCGACATTGGGGATGGGAGCGACGGCGTTTGTGTACAAAGGGCGGTTCGTTGCGGAAAATTATTTGGCGATTTTGCAAAAATACCCGGTGTCCGTCCTCTGCGCGACTCCGACCGAGTACAGGCTGATGGCCAAAGTATCCGATCTGGGCGAGTACAAGCTGCAAGCGCTGCGCTCGGCATGCTCGGCAGGGGAGCCGCTCAACCGCGAAGTGATTGATACGTTCCGCCGCGAGTTCCAGTTGACGGTGCGCGATGGCTACGGACAGACGGAAAGCACGCTGTTGGTCGGGACCTTCGTCGGCATGGAGCCAAAGCCCGGCTCGATGGGCAAGCCTTCGCCGGTCGTGCGCATCGCGATTATCGACGAGGAGGGCCACGAGCTGCCTGTCGGCAAGGTCGGGGATATTGCGATCGACCGCAACCTCGTGGCGCTGTTCAAAGGGTACCTGGACGATCCTGAGCGCACTGCGCGAGCGTTCCGGGGCGACTGGTACGTCACCGGCGACCAGGGCCGCATGGACGAGGACGGCTACATCTGGTTCGAGGGCCGCTCGGATGACATCATCATTTCCGGCGGGTACACGATCGGGCCGTTCGAGGTGGAGGACGCGCTGGTCAAGCATCCGGCAGTAGCCGAATGTGCGGCGGTCGCAAGCCCCGATCCCGAGCGCGGACACGTTGTGAAAGCGTTTGTTATTTTGAAAAAGGGCCATGCCCCTTCCGACGGACTCGTCTCGGAGCTGCAAGATCACGTGAAAACGTTGACAGCCCCGTACAAATACCCGCGCAAGATCGAATTTGTCCAGGAGCTGCCGAAGACGACCTCCGGCAAAATCAGGCGCATCGAGCTGCGCCAGCAGGAAGCGAAGACGCTCCGCTCTTAA